One window from the genome of Anguilla rostrata isolate EN2019 chromosome 5, ASM1855537v3, whole genome shotgun sequence encodes:
- the polr1e gene encoding DNA-directed RNA polymerase I subunit RPA49 isoform X2, whose product MAQAEDCFWKCCEEETEGHSAVIVQFSNGNLINPDNVDFTLYKNIDGNNPRKKSRRILATETDRLSYVGNNFGPGSLKCNSLCKYYVGVLDKNTRQMEVHKAQIFNMQPLIPGESAPEGESAPDSSKSYRDKVDSLIEAFGTNKQKRALSSRRLNQVGSEALQHVVNKAASTIIDQKGLEALEQDIAQAEAQADTVLYLPPCDPDATQPQDVYPFDALISPVEYEALEAPARKLLELSPEGLEEMAKNSSPLSVLKLLKTLSGAEESHDWRARVLWYLSLLLKLAHQKSITRKFGLEEGCPRIIQNKLMRTFAVETFNQGRIQNLVPASMRVKLAAYSLALLLHLGEQTADLTLLHRDLRITEAKMLEVAKAMGLRLSRRPVSEDGGVGPESEHRLATLELPLVKYERLAQRHKRKKMK is encoded by the exons ATGGCGCAGGCAGAAGATTGTTTTTGGAAATGCTGCGAAGAGGAGACGGagggacacagtgctgttatTG TTCAGTTTTCCAACGGAAATCTGATAAATCCAGATAACGTGGACTTCACCTTGTATAAGAACATTGACGGCAATAACCCCAGGAAGAAGAGCAGACGTATTCTTGCAA CTGAAACCGACAGACTTTCTTATGTTGGGAATAACTTTGGACCCGGGTCCCTGAAATGCAACAGCCTTTGCAA GTACTACGTAGGCGTCCTGGACAAGAACACCAGGCAGATGGAAGTGCACAAGGCTCAGATTTTTAACATGCAGCCCCTCATCCCAG GGGAGTCTGCTCCAGAGGGGGAGTCTGCTCCAGATTCCTCAAAGTCCTACAGGGATAAG GTGGACTCCCTGATCGAGGCGTTtggcacaaacaaacagaaacgaGCCCTCAGCTCCCGGCGGCTCAACCAGGTGGGCAGTGAGGCTCTGCAGCACGTGGTGAACAAGGCTGCCAGCACCATCATCGACCAGAAGGGCCTGGAAG ctctggaGCAGGACATCGCTCAGGCAGAGGCTCAGGCAGATACGGTTTTGTATCTCCCGCCCTGTGACCCCGATGCCACCCAGCCTCAGGACGTGTACCCGTTCGATGCCC TTATCTCCCCCGTGGAGTACGAGGCGCTGGAGGCTCCCGCCCGCAAGCTCCTGGAGCTCTCCCCCGAGGGCCTGGAGGAGATGGCCAAAAACAGCAG cccgCTGTCCGTGCTCAAGCTGCTGAAGACGCTCTCCGGGGCTGAGGAGTCACATGACTGGCGGGCTCGCGTCCTCTGGtacctctccctcctcctcaaaCTGGCGCACCAGAAGAGCATCACCCGCAAGT TTGGCCTGGAGGAAGGGTGTCCCCGCATCATCCAGAACAAGCTCATGAGGACCTTCGCAGTGGAGACGTTCAACCAGggcag gaTTCAGAACCTGGTGCCCGCGTCCATGCGTGTGAAGCTGGCGGCGTACAGCCTGGCGCTGCTGCTGCACCTGGGCGAGCAGACGGCCGACCTCACGCTGCTCCACCGGGACCTCCGGATCACCGAGGCCAA GATGCTGGAGGTGGCCAAGGCCATGGGCCTGAGGCTGAGCAGGCGGCCCGTGTCGGAGGACGGAGGGGTGGGGCCGGAGAGCGAGCACAGGCTGGCCACGCTGGAGCTGCCGCTGGTCAAGTACGAGCGCCTGGCTCAGCGCCACAAACGCAAGAAGATGAAGTAA
- the LOC135254388 gene encoding zinc finger and BTB domain-containing protein 5: MDFPGHFERLFQQLNWQRLHGQLCDCVVVVGSRHFKAHRAVLAACSTHFRALFTVAEGDGSMSMIQLDSEVVTADAFAALVDMMYTSTLMLGESNVMDVLLAASHLHLNAVVKACKHYLTTRTLPVSPPGQRAPGLHVEQQQQASAAAAAANSRLQRSFLLQQLGLSLVSSALSGVEEGPGERAGAGAAVEQRASFPIRRFHKRKPPLAPPEDLPRHRPRPSTASDPPLRDAEFSPDSRRMGGGPEPDRGPQYGAGAPHEDAQMPTQSDSGWGGGGQGKEEYPDGQPKVEGVQKEGAEEEEEEEMRVVVKSEPLSSPEPPDETSEVTSQGGGSEQAEPGADKMELSPESSDRSFSDRGGDMQLPGGGVGGRSADGDRDRGSLACSSDLEPKLPFSVSGFLSPGFGGAGAGAGRGGDDNAPNTTTAECPLDRGAGGYLLSPEPLNGTGALLQHPNQRLLQDDMRHFSDVHADSLFLRPVPDGLGYQRDGAEQFALDFQRSSLGLHSLSRSPRGGVASLEFPAFRRIAPKSTLGGGSACTDTAQLQDASSSCSSSSAVGGGVQLNGAQFSSGAGQRGVPPPPHPQLTRASADVLSKCKKALSEHNVLVVEGARKYACKICCKTFLTLTDCKKHIRVHTGEKPYACLKCGKRFSQSSHLYKHSKTTCLRWQNNNNSNLPSSLL; the protein is encoded by the coding sequence ATGGATTTCCCGGGCCACTTTGAGCGGCTGTTCCAGCAGCTGAACTGGCAGCGGCTGCACGGGCAGCTGTGCGActgcgtggtggtggtgggaagCCGGCACTTCAAAGCGCACCGCGCGGTGCTAGCCGCCTGCAGCACGCACTTCCGGGCGCTCTTCACGGTCGCCGAGGGCGACGGCAGCATGAGCATGATCCAGCTGGACAGCGAGGTGGTGACGGCGGACGCTTTCGCCGCCCTGGTGGACATGATGTACACGTCCACGCTCATGCTGGGTGAGAGCAACGTGATGGACGTGCTTCTGGCCGCCTCCCACCTGCACCTGAACGCCGTGGTGAAGGCCTGCAAGCACTACCTGACCACCCGCACGCTGCCGGTGTCCCCCCCCGGCCAGCGGGCCCCCGGCCTGCacgtggagcagcagcagcaggctagtgcggcggcggcggcggctaactCCCGGCTGCAGCGCTCcttcctgctgcagcagctgggcCTGAGCCTGGTGAGCTCGGCGCTGAGCGGCGTGGAGGAGGGGCCAGGGGAGCGGGCCGGCGCTGGCGCCGCCGTGGAGCAGCGCGCCTCCTTCCCCATCCGCCGCTTCCACAAGCGCAagccccccctggccccccccgAGGACCTCCCCCggcacaggccacgcccctccaCCGCCTCGGACCCTCCCCTGAGGGATGCCGAGTTCTCCCCCGATTCCCGCAGGATGGGGGGCGGGCCCGAGCCGGACAGGGGGCCGCAGTATGGGGCGGGGGCCCCCCACGAGGACGCTCAGATGCCCACGCAGTCGGACagcgggtggggaggggggggtcagggcaAAGAGGAGTACCCTGACGGGCAGCCCAAGGTGGAGGGGGTCCAAAAGGAGggggctgaggaagaggaggaggaggagatgcgGGTGGTGGTGAAGAGCGAGCCCCTGAGCTCCCCGGAGCCGCCGGATGAGACCAGCGAGGTGACCTCccagggggggggcagcgagcAGGCCGAGCCGGGGGCCGACAAGATGGAGCTGAGCCCTGAGAGCAGCGACCGCAGCTTCTCAGACCGGGGGGGGGACATGCAGCTGCCtggagggggcgtgggggggcgcAGCGCGGacggggacagggacagggggagCCTCGCCTGCAGCAGTGACCTGGAGCCCAAGCTGCCCTTCAGCGTTTCCGGGTTCCTCTCCCCGGGCTtcggtggggcgggggcgggggcggggcgcgggggcgACGACAACGCGCCCAACACCACCACCGCCGAATGCCCGCTGGaccgcggggcgggggggtaccTGCTCAGCCCCGAACCCCTCAACGGGACAGgagccctgctgcagcaccccaaccagcgcctcctgcaggacGACATGCGCCACTTCAGCGACGTCCATGCAGACTCCCTCTTCCTGCGGCCCGTGCCGGACGGGCTGGGGTACCAGCGGGACGGGGCGGAGCAGTTCGCCCTGGACTTCCAGCGCTCCAGCCTGGgcctgcactctctctcccgctcgccccgagggggcgtggccagcctGGAGTTCCCCGCGTTCCGCCGCATCGCGCCCAAGTCCACTTTGGGAGGCGGGTCGGCGTGCACGGACACCGCTCAGCTCCAGGACGcgtcttcctcctgctcctcctcctcggccgtGGGGGGCGGCGTCCAGCTGAACGGGGCGCAGTTCAgcagcggggcggggcagcgaggggtgcccccgcccccgcacccccagcTGACACGGGCCTCGGCGGACGTCCTGTCCAAGTGCAAGAAGGCGCTGTCCGAGCACAACGTcctggtggtggagggggcTCGCAAGTACGCCTGCAAGATCTGCTGCAAGACCTTCCTGACGCTGACGGACTGCAAGAAGCACATCCGCGTGCACACGGGCGAGAAGCCCTACGCCTGCCTCAAGTGCGGCAAGCGCTTCAGCCAGTCCAGCCACCTGTACAAGCACTCCAAGACCACCTGCCTGCGCTggcagaacaacaacaacagcaacctTCCCAGCTCGCTGCTCTGA
- the polr1e gene encoding DNA-directed RNA polymerase I subunit RPA49 isoform X1 has product MAQAEDCFWKCCEEETEGHSAVIVQFSNGNLINPDNVDFTLYKNIDGNNPRKKSRRILVAETDRLSYVGNNFGPGSLKCNSLCKYYVGVLDKNTRQMEVHKAQIFNMQPLIPGESAPEGESAPDSSKSYRDKVDSLIEAFGTNKQKRALSSRRLNQVGSEALQHVVNKAASTIIDQKGLEALEQDIAQAEAQADTVLYLPPCDPDATQPQDVYPFDALISPVEYEALEAPARKLLELSPEGLEEMAKNSSPLSVLKLLKTLSGAEESHDWRARVLWYLSLLLKLAHQKSITRKFGLEEGCPRIIQNKLMRTFAVETFNQGRIQNLVPASMRVKLAAYSLALLLHLGEQTADLTLLHRDLRITEAKMLEVAKAMGLRLSRRPVSEDGGVGPESEHRLATLELPLVKYERLAQRHKRKKMK; this is encoded by the exons ATGGCGCAGGCAGAAGATTGTTTTTGGAAATGCTGCGAAGAGGAGACGGagggacacagtgctgttatTG TTCAGTTTTCCAACGGAAATCTGATAAATCCAGATAACGTGGACTTCACCTTGTATAAGAACATTGACGGCAATAACCCCAGGAAGAAGAGCAGACGTATTCTT GTAGCTGAAACCGACAGACTTTCTTATGTTGGGAATAACTTTGGACCCGGGTCCCTGAAATGCAACAGCCTTTGCAA GTACTACGTAGGCGTCCTGGACAAGAACACCAGGCAGATGGAAGTGCACAAGGCTCAGATTTTTAACATGCAGCCCCTCATCCCAG GGGAGTCTGCTCCAGAGGGGGAGTCTGCTCCAGATTCCTCAAAGTCCTACAGGGATAAG GTGGACTCCCTGATCGAGGCGTTtggcacaaacaaacagaaacgaGCCCTCAGCTCCCGGCGGCTCAACCAGGTGGGCAGTGAGGCTCTGCAGCACGTGGTGAACAAGGCTGCCAGCACCATCATCGACCAGAAGGGCCTGGAAG ctctggaGCAGGACATCGCTCAGGCAGAGGCTCAGGCAGATACGGTTTTGTATCTCCCGCCCTGTGACCCCGATGCCACCCAGCCTCAGGACGTGTACCCGTTCGATGCCC TTATCTCCCCCGTGGAGTACGAGGCGCTGGAGGCTCCCGCCCGCAAGCTCCTGGAGCTCTCCCCCGAGGGCCTGGAGGAGATGGCCAAAAACAGCAG cccgCTGTCCGTGCTCAAGCTGCTGAAGACGCTCTCCGGGGCTGAGGAGTCACATGACTGGCGGGCTCGCGTCCTCTGGtacctctccctcctcctcaaaCTGGCGCACCAGAAGAGCATCACCCGCAAGT TTGGCCTGGAGGAAGGGTGTCCCCGCATCATCCAGAACAAGCTCATGAGGACCTTCGCAGTGGAGACGTTCAACCAGggcag gaTTCAGAACCTGGTGCCCGCGTCCATGCGTGTGAAGCTGGCGGCGTACAGCCTGGCGCTGCTGCTGCACCTGGGCGAGCAGACGGCCGACCTCACGCTGCTCCACCGGGACCTCCGGATCACCGAGGCCAA GATGCTGGAGGTGGCCAAGGCCATGGGCCTGAGGCTGAGCAGGCGGCCCGTGTCGGAGGACGGAGGGGTGGGGCCGGAGAGCGAGCACAGGCTGGCCACGCTGGAGCTGCCGCTGGTCAAGTACGAGCGCCTGGCTCAGCGCCACAAACGCAAGAAGATGAAGTAA